A genomic region of Ursus arctos isolate Adak ecotype North America unplaced genomic scaffold, UrsArc2.0 scaffold_8, whole genome shotgun sequence contains the following coding sequences:
- the KCNS3 gene encoding potassium voltage-gated channel subfamily S member 3, translating into MVFGEFFHRPGPDEELVNLNVGGFKQSVDQSTLLRFPHTRLGKLLTCHSEEAILELCDDYSVADKEYYFDRNPSLFRYVLNFYYTGKLHVMEELCVFSFCQEIEYWGINELFIDSCCSNLYQERKEENHEKDWDQKSNDVSTDSSFEESSLFEKELEKFDKLRFGQLRKKIWIRMENPAYCLSAKLIAISSLSVVLASIVAMCVHSMSEFQNEDGEVEDPVLEGVEIACIAWFTGELAIRLVAAPCQKKFWKNPLNIIDFVSIIPFYATLAVDTKEEESEDIENMGKVVQILRLMRIFRILKLARHSVGLRSLGATLRHSYHEVGLLLLFLSVGISIFSVLIYSVEKDEHTSSLTSIPICWWWATISMTTVGYGDTHPVTLAGKLIASTCIICGILVVALPITIIFNKFSKYYQKQKDIDVDQCSEDPPEKCQELPYFNIRDIYAQRMHAFLTSLSSVGIVVSEPDSTDASSIEDNEDVYNTASLENCTAK; encoded by the coding sequence ATGGTGTTTGGTGAGTTTTTCCATCGCCCTGGACCAGACGAGGAACTTGTCAACTTGAACGTGGGGGGCTTTAAGCAGTCCGTCGACCAAAGCACCCTCCTGCGGTTTCCTCACACCAGACTCGGAAAGCTGCTCACCTGCCACTCGGAAGAGGCCATTCTGGAGCTGTGCGATGACTACAGCGTGGCCGATAAGGAGTACTATTTCGATCGGAACCCCTCCTTGTTCAgatatgttttgaatttttattacacGGGCAAGCTGCACGTCATGGAGGAGCTGTGTGTGTTCTCGTTCTGCCAGGAGATCGAGTACTGGGGCATCAACGAGCTCTTCATTGATTCCTGCTGCAGCAATCTCTACCAGGAGCGCAAGGAGGAAAACCACGAGAAGGACTGGGACCAGAAGAGCAACGATGTAAGTACCGACTCCTCCTTTGAAGAGTCTTCTCTGTTtgagaaggagctggagaagtTTGACAAGCTGCGATTCGGTCAGCTCCGGAAGAAGATCTGGATTCGAATGGAAAACCCAGCCTACTGCCTGTCTGCGAAGCTCATTGCCATCTCCTCCTTGAGCGTGGTGCTGGCCTCCATCGTGGCCATGTGTGTCCATAGCATGTCGGAGTTCCAGAACGAGGACGGGGAGGTGGAGGACCCTGTGCTGGAAGGTGTGGAGATCGCGTGCATCGCCTGGTTCACTGGCGAGCTCGCCATCCGGCTGGTGGCTGCTCCCTGTCAGAAGAAATTCTGGAAGAACCCTCTGAACATAATTGACTTCGTCTCCATTATCCCCTTCTATGCCACCTTGGCTGTGGACACCAAGGAGGAAGAGAGTGAGGACATTGAGAACATGGGCAAGGTGGTCCAGATCCTCAGGCTTATGAGGATTTTCCGAATTCTCAAGCTTGCCCGGCACTCAGTAGGACTTCGGTCTCTAGGTGCCACACTGAGACACAGCTACCATGAAGTTGGgctgctgcttctctttctctctgtgggcATTTCCATCTTTTCTGTGCTCATCTACTCTGTGGAGAAAGATGAGCACACGTCCAGCCTCACCAGCATCCCCATCTGCTGGTGGTGGGCCACCATCAGCATGACTACCGTGGGCTACGGAGACACCCACCCAGTCACCTTGGCCGGGAAGCTCATCGCCAGCACGTGCATCATCTGTGGCATCTTGGTGGTGGCCCTTCCTATCACCATTATCTTCAACAAGTTTTCCAAGTACTACCAGAAGCAGAAGGACATTGACGTGGACCAGTGCAGCGAGGACCCACCGGAGAAGTGTCAGGAGCTCCCTTACTTTAACATTAGGGATATTTACGCACAGCGGATGCACGCCTTCCTTACCAGTCTCTCTTCTGTGGGAATTGTGGTGAGCGAGCCTGATTCCACAGATGCTTCCAGCATCGAAGACAACGAGGATGTTTATAACACCGCATCCTTGGAGAATTGCACAGCAAAATGA